CGCGCTCTTGAGCACCTCGATCTTGGTATCGGCCGAACGGAGGGAAACCGTGCGGTCTTTGACGGACACGACCACGCCGACCAATCCGCCGCTGGTGGTGACCTTGTCACCCGGTTTCAAGTTCTTGAGCATTTCCGAGTGCTCCCTGGCTTTCTTTTGCTGGGGGCGGATCAAGATCAGGTAAAACACCACGATCATGATCACCATGGGCACCATGTTCACCCACCAAGGAGGAGCAGGCTGCCCCGGTTGCGGGGGTGGCGCCAGCGCGAGCAAAGAAAATGCCGAAAAAATCATAGTGTTGGCCGAACAAGTAAGCGGATAAATCTAGGGATGGTCTCCGCTTTGGCAAGCGTTTTGAACAATGAGTTAACGTTTTGATGGGGAACAAGTTCAGTTAATCGGAAAGCGGGAATGCCAGCGTCCATCGATGTTTACCCGCTCCGGCATGGTTGACCAGGGAGCACTCGATCTCGATGCGCTGGCCTGCTTCAAGGCGGGGGTGAGCCAGCAATTCGGCTGGAATTCTCAGCGCGGCGATGTTGCCAACCTGGTGGTCGAGTCCACTGGCGTTCTCGATTTCCACCCGGGGCTCGTTCCACAGTGGCTCGCGTCCGGAACCGATGCGGGCCCGAACCACGGGTTTTCCCTTGAACACGACCGTCCAAAGGGCGCGATCGACCTTGGGGACCGAGCCATCGCGGTAGTAGGCGGCTTCCGCGATATCGAGGGAGTAGAGTCCAAGGTAGAGAGCATCGGAGCTCCATGCCGCGTAAAGATCGCACAGCCCGGAGCTCTCAGCGGGAGGAACGTATCCCCGTTCCCGATCCCAGTGCAGCAGGGCGTGGCGCGGGCGGAAGTCGGCGAAGGGTTGCGGCGGCGCGGGGGGGATTCCGCCGGTGGCATCCAAGCGCGTGGATTTCGAGGCGCGCAATGCGGGTGGGTCGAACATTTGGAACACGGAGCTGAGCGCGTATTCGCGGTCATGGATGTCGAGCAGGCCAAAATTATAGTTCTCACCGTCGGATCTTCCGTGCTTGGGTTCGTCAAACAGTTGGAACCAATCGGCTCCGGCGACGAAAGGGGTCCTGGCCAGCAGTTGGAGCGTGTTTCGGGCGGCGGACGTTCGCTGGTCTTGGGTCGGCTGCACGGGAAAGACTCCGTGAGAGTTGCGGTTGCCGCTCGAGTTCTCCTTTGCCGCCATATAGAACTCGCTGACGAGAACCGGCTTT
This sequence is a window from Verrucomicrobiota bacterium. Protein-coding genes within it:
- the yajC gene encoding preprotein translocase subunit YajC — translated: MIFSAFSLLALAPPPQPGQPAPPWWVNMVPMVIMIVVFYLILIRPQQKKAREHSEMLKNLKPGDKVTTSGGLVGVVVSVKDRTVSLRSADTKIEVLKSAVNEITERASSEA